The window GCGGGCGACTCGGTTTCCTTCACGGTCCTCGCATACCCCACCCGAACGTTCACGGGCACGGTAACGCAGGTTCGCAAGAACCCGACGACCGTCTCGAACGTCGTCACCTACACAACCGTCGTCGACGTCAACAACCAAGACGGCGCGCTGCTCCCGGGCATGACGGCGAACGCAACGATCGACGTCGCTTCGGTGAAAAACGCGACCATCGTCCCGCTCACTGCGCTGCAATGGCATCCGGCTGCGGGTCAGTTCAAAGGACGTAAATCGTCTTCGAACACGACTGAGCGTACGCAAAACACCGCCGGCAGCGGCAACCCGTGGGGTGCGAGCGCAAGCGCCACCAGCGCGACAATCGTAGCCGGAACGCACGGACACGTGTTCGTCAAAGCCGGCAACGACGTACAGATGGTTCCCGTCAACATCCAAATGATCAGCGGGACGAACGCGGCAGTTACGCCGCTACACGGAACGCTTGCGGCGGGAACGCCGGTGGTCATCGCTGGCGGCGCATCGGCATCGCACCCGCAGCACGCTGCGACGACCAAAGGTAGCTCACCGCTGAACGCGCAGCCTTCCCGTGGAGTGCGCGTCGGTGGCGGAGGATACGGACGATGACACCGGTCGTACAAGTGACCAATCTGGTCAAAGACTATCCGATGATGGATCACACGGTGCGTGCCCTTGACGGCGTCGATCTTTCGATCGAACAAGGAGAGTTCGTCGCCGTCATGGGTCCATCGGGATCCGGTAAATCGACCTTCATGCACATCGTCGGCATGCTGGATCGTCCGACTGGCGGTATCTACCACTTCGAAGGACGGGAAGTCTCGTCACTATCGACGGACGACCTCGCGGACACACGCAGCAACAGGCTCGGGTTCGTGTTCCAAGCCTACAATCTGCTTCCGCGAACCACGGCAGTCGAAAATGTCGAGCTTCCCATGGTGTATGCCGGCGTCGATCCACAACTTCGGCGCGCGGCGGCACTTGAAGCGCTCGGGCTCGTCGGACTCGCGCACGTCGCAAACCATCAACCGAGTCAGCTCTCCGGCGGTCAACAGCAGCGTGTCGCGATCGCGCGATCGCTGGTGAATAATCCGGGATTGATTTTGGCCGACGAACCGACCGGGGCGCTCGACACAAAATCTTCGGAAGATGTCATGGCGCTCTTCAGCAGGCTCAACGAAGAGCGCGGCATCACGATCTTGCTCGTTACGCACGAGCCTGATGTGGCCGCGCACGCAAAACGCATCGTGACGTTCCGAGACGGTAAGATTCTCTCCGATCGTCCGGTCCTCTCACAGGAAGCAGCACTACGATGACATTCCTTGCAACGCTCCGTCTTGCGGGCCAAGCGCTCTTGCGCAATCGCGTCCGCTCGATACTCACTATGCTCGGGATCATCATCGGCGTCGCAGCCGTTATCGTAACCGTAGGCATCGGAGTCGGTGCACGAAATTCAGTGCAAGCTCAGATCAACTCGCTCGGCAGTAACATGCTGATCGTTATGCCCGGCAGTCTCAATCAAGGCGGCGTGCGGACCGGTAATGGCGGCGCATCGACGCTGACGCCTGCCGACGGTATGGCGATCGCGCAGCTGCCGGGCGTGGCAGCAGTCTCACCGGAAGTCAACTCGCGCACGCAAGTCGTAGCCAACGGCAACAACTGGCAGACGACCGTGACGGGCGTCGCGCCGACGTTCCAGTTCATCCGCTCGTGGCCAACTACGTCGGGCTCGTTCTTCACGCAATCCGACGTGGACTCGGCTGCAAAGGTCGCCGTCCTCGGCCAAACCGTCGTGCAGAATCTCTTTCCTACCACCTCACCGGTTGGTCAAACCGTACTCATCGGGAACGTTCCGTACACGGTCGTTGGCGTGCTCAGCTCCAAGGGCCAGAGCGGCGTCGGACAGGATCAAGACGACACGGTCCTCATTCCGTATACCGCCTCAATGGAGCGCATGACGGGTCAAACCAGCGTCGGAATGCTGCTCGTCTCGGCGGCGGATCCGTCGCAAACCGATGCGGTGCAGACTGAGATCACCGGATTGCTCGAGCAACGGCATCGCATCGTCGCGGGCCGTCCGGACGATTTCCAAATTCGCAACCTGCAAGACATTGCGGCAACGGCCTCGCAGACCGGAAACATTCTCGCGGTTCTGCTTGCTGGAGTCGCTTCCGTTTCGCTGCTCGTTGGCGGAATAGGAATCATGAACATCATGCTCGTTTCGGTCACGGAACGGACGCGTGAGATCGGCTTGCGTATGGCCGTCGGCGCCCGTAACTCGGTGATCTTGCGCCAGTTCCTCATCGAGGCGACCGTGCTCGCGACCGCCGGCGGCGCAATCGGTGCGCTGCTCGGCGGCATCGCGACGGTCGGTGTATCGATGACCGCGGGTTGGGCGACGTCGGTTCCTCCGGCGAGCGTCGCGCTCGCAATCGGCTTCTCGGCGCTCGTCGGTATCTTCTTCGGATACGCGCCGGCGCGCCGCGCGGCGCATCTGAATCCCATCGAGGCCCTGCGCTTCGAATAATGTCATCCTGAGCGTAGCAACGCGTAGCGTTGCGTAGTCGAAGGACAGCGGCAATGCTTACCGTCTGACAAGAGCCGCTGTCCCTCGACTACGCGCCCAAGGGCGCTACGCTCGGGATGACACAGAAGAGCGAATCAGTTTCTCCAGCGCGGCCGGGATGCGCGGCACGTACTCATGTTTGTACGGATACATCTCGCGCGAGTCGACGAGATGGACGATCATAGCCGGATCGATCTCAAAGATGAGGACGCGGCCATCTTCGAGCACGCTACAATCGATTCCGAAGTAGTCGAGTCCAACGCGCCGGGCAATTTCTTGTAAGACGCGCTCACGAGGTCCGTCGAAGACGTTGCCGACGTCGGCAAGAAAACGTTGCTCCTCGTCGCGTATCCATTGCTCTTTCGCATTGAGCGCGTTGTAGTAGTGTACCATCCAATTCTGCGAGATGGCGAGATGATGTGCGTATGGGACGCCGCCCACGAAGATGATGCGATACTTCCGAAAGTATCCGTCCTTGCGCCGGTAATCGATGAACGGCATCACGTAGAACTCATCGCCGGGAGTCTCGCGCAGGTATATGTCGAGCTCTTCGGACGTCTCGATCCTCGAGAACTGCGCACCCGCCTGCGAGCCGACCGGACGAATGACGTACGCAGCCTCCAAGACGATGTCCTCACGGCGCAGGCGTCGCGTTACCGGTACCAGTGCACCATCAAGGTCTGCAAAGTCGCGAGCAACGCCATCGCGGCTTAGCCGCTGAACACTAGCCGGATCGTTGAGCACGCGCCGTCCGAGTTTTGGAAGCCAACTCTCGAGCAGCTTCAAGGTTCGACCGGATTGCTCCGAATGCGCGATGACGTTGAAGACGACGTCGAAGGGTGGAAGAACGCCGCGCGGAGGCAACGGGTCGACGTCGTCGACGTACATCTTCATGATCCCGACATTGAGTGAACCGTACAAAAACTCGAGCGGGACGTTGGCTTGCCAATCACCGGGAATCGCGACGAGCAACATGGTGGGCGCACCCTGCGGCGCGGACTTGTCGAGAAAGAGACGCTGCTTGGCCAGGACGCGCGCCTGGTGCTCGAGTGCGCGTTCGCGATCGCCTTTGATTTGAAATGCTTCGTACAATCCGAGATGTGCGGGAATACTTTCGGGGTCGGCAGCTATCACCCGGTTGAACGCAGCGATTGCATCGTCGGCTTTCATTGCCCGGAGAGCTTCTTGGCCCGCGGCAATGTTCGTATCGGAGGACATCGGCGACTAGGTGCTGCGAGTTGCCGAGCTCGTATGCCTGCTCTGCGCAAGGGCGGCGGCAAATCCGGTGGCGGCCCGGTTACTAAGACGCGCGATCGTGGCGCGAATCGCGGGCGGCGTTTCGATTCGAAAGCGCGTTCCGGGAGCGCACGCATAACCGGCGTCTCGCAGCTGGGCGAGCGTTGCGGATTCGTCTGCGACGGGGATCCAACAGTTGAGCCCGCTCGGAATCGAGACGTCGATTCCGACCTGCGCGAGTGCGGCGATCAACATCCCACGACGCGCAGCGTAGCTTGCGCGGGCCTGGTCGATAGCGCGCATGACGGCGGGATCACCCCAGAGCGCGAGCGCTGTCGATTGCAGAATATTTGAGACCCAGCCGACGCCGAGTTGCTGTGTCCCTTTGATCCGTGCAATCGTCGCGGGATCGCCGGAAGCGATCGCGATGCGGAGATCGGGACCGAATGGTTTTGAGAACGAGCGAACGACGAACCAGCGTTCGCGCTTCGGCGTTAGACTTCGATACGGCGCGCCGGCGACAAGCCATGCGTGATCGTCTTCGATTACGAACAGATTCTCGGCTTGCGCGATCGTTGCAAGCAGATCCACTTGCCGTTTTGCATCGATGGCGGCGCCGGTCGGATTCTGCGCGCGAGGTGAGATGAGGAGCGCACGCGCGCCGCGGCGTATCGCAGCCGCGAGACGATCGGGAAGCATGCCGTGTTCGTCGAGCGGAACGGGAATTGGCGTCAGGCCGAGTGCGCCGAGCAAATCGAGATGCGCGGGATAGATCGGATCTTCGACCGCGACTTCGTCGCCCGCGCGAAGATTTGCGGCAAGGGCGCGTTCGATGCCGTCGAGCGCGCCGCCGAGCACGGCGATCGCGCTGTATCCGACATTGTCACTCTTGAACGCGCGCGCGGCGCGTTCCATCAAACGCGCATCATGCGCCGGTCCGCCGTAAAGGACCGGCTCCTTGGGGACGGCGCGAAGCGCGGTCGTTAGGCGCGGAAGAAGCGCCGGATCGGGATTTCCGTCGGCAAGGTTTTCGAGATCGCCCGCGACCTCGAGTTTTCCAACGCTGCGGAAAACGGGGGGCGCCGGACGTACGATCGTTCCGCGGCGTCCGTCGGAAACGATGACGCCGCGCGTTTGCAAAATGCGATAAGCAGCCGCAATAGTGCCGTGACTGCGCTGGAGTTCTTTTGCGAGGGCGCGTACCGTCGGCAGTTTTACGCCCGGCGTCAAGCGGCCGTCACGAATCTCCCGTTCGATGCTGGACGCGATCGCGTTTGACCCCTCGCCGTTGATCTGATATCGTAATGGTACGTTCACTGGTTTGTACTATAACAAAGGAAAGTCGATCATGCAAACTCGGCTGCGCGTCCGCCGTCACCCCGAGCGCGGCGTGTACGATCGGGAGCCGATCTACGCAATCTTGGATGAAGGCATGATTGCGCACGTCGCCTTCGTCGATGTCGAGTCTCCGGTCGTCATTCCGACCGCCTTCGGACGCGACGGCGATTCCATATACTTGCACGGCAGCGCGGCGGCGCAGTGGTGCAAGCGAATGTCGGAAGGCGTCCCTGTCTGCGTGACCGTGACCTTGACCGACGGTTTGGTCCTGGCGCGCAGCACGTTCAAGCATTCGATGAACTACCGTTCCGTGATGATCTTCGGAGCGGCGCAGCTGGTGAGCAACATCGAGGAAAAGCTGCACGGCCTGGAATGCATCGTCGAACATCTCGTCCCGGGACGTTCACGCGAAGCGCGGTCGCCGAATGAAAACGAGCTGAAAGCGACGTCCGTCGTGAAGCTCTCACTCGAAGAAGCGAGCGCGAAGGTCCGCACCGGCGGCCCCCTCGACGATCGCGGTGACTTCGAGCGCCTGGTTTGGGCCGGTGTGCTGCCGATGCGAACGGCCTACGGTACGCCGATTCCGGATGCCGCGGTGACGCCTATCGTCGGCGTTCCCGAGTATGTGCTAACCTATAAACGCTGATGTATATTCCCAAGCACTTCATCGTTGACGATCCGGACTGGATCCGTTCTTTCATGCGAGCGAACGCGTTTGCGACGCTCGTGACGACGTTGCGTGGCGAGCTGTTTGCGACGCATCTGCCGTTTCTCTACGATCCGAAGCCCGCGCCGCTTGGCAGGTTGCGCGCTCATATGGCGCGAGCGAATCCGCATTGGCAGTCATTCGGGGATTCGGGGCAGCTCGTGATCTTCACAGGCCCGCACGCGTACGTCTCGCCGACGTGGTATAAAACGGACGCCGCGGCCGTGCCGACCTGGAACTATACCGCGGTTCACGTTTACGGAAAAGCCAAGATCGTCGACGATCCATCCGACGTTCGCGAGCTTCTGCGGACGCTGACCGATCGCGAAGAGGCCGGAATGAATCCGCGCTACACGGTCGAGGACGTCGATAAAGAATATTTCGAACACATGGCTCGACAAATCGTAGCGTTCGAGATTCCCATCGTACGCATCGAAGCCAAGGCAAAACTGAGCCAAAACCGCACGCCTGAAGAACGGCGTCGCGTCGCCGACACGCTTGGCGGCGATCTCAAAGCACTGATGGAAGAGATCAGTCTTTAAGAATTGCCCGTATAAAGATCTTTGTAGCGCTCGCGCAGCTCACGTTTGAGGAACTTTCCAACGCCCGTGCGCGGAATCGCGTCGACGAACACCACACGATCGGGCAATTGCCACTTTGCGATGCGCTCGCCAAGCCACGCGCGGACCTC of the Candidatus Baltobacteraceae bacterium genome contains:
- a CDS encoding FMN-binding negative transcriptional regulator — its product is MYIPKHFIVDDPDWIRSFMRANAFATLVTTLRGELFATHLPFLYDPKPAPLGRLRAHMARANPHWQSFGDSGQLVIFTGPHAYVSPTWYKTDAAAVPTWNYTAVHVYGKAKIVDDPSDVRELLRTLTDREEAGMNPRYTVEDVDKEYFEHMARQIVAFEIPIVRIEAKAKLSQNRTPEERRRVADTLGGDLKALMEEISL
- a CDS encoding pyridoxamine 5'-phosphate oxidase family protein; the encoded protein is MQTRLRVRRHPERGVYDREPIYAILDEGMIAHVAFVDVESPVVIPTAFGRDGDSIYLHGSAAAQWCKRMSEGVPVCVTVTLTDGLVLARSTFKHSMNYRSVMIFGAAQLVSNIEEKLHGLECIVEHLVPGRSREARSPNENELKATSVVKLSLEEASAKVRTGGPLDDRGDFERLVWAGVLPMRTAYGTPIPDAAVTPIVGVPEYVLTYKR
- a CDS encoding aminotransferase class I/II-fold pyridoxal phosphate-dependent enzyme, with protein sequence MNVPLRYQINGEGSNAIASSIEREIRDGRLTPGVKLPTVRALAKELQRSHGTIAAAYRILQTRGVIVSDGRRGTIVRPAPPVFRSVGKLEVAGDLENLADGNPDPALLPRLTTALRAVPKEPVLYGGPAHDARLMERAARAFKSDNVGYSAIAVLGGALDGIERALAANLRAGDEVAVEDPIYPAHLDLLGALGLTPIPVPLDEHGMLPDRLAAAIRRGARALLISPRAQNPTGAAIDAKRQVDLLATIAQAENLFVIEDDHAWLVAGAPYRSLTPKRERWFVVRSFSKPFGPDLRIAIASGDPATIARIKGTQQLGVGWVSNILQSTALALWGDPAVMRAIDQARASYAARRGMLIAALAQVGIDVSIPSGLNCWIPVADESATLAQLRDAGYACAPGTRFRIETPPAIRATIARLSNRAATGFAAALAQSRHTSSATRST
- a CDS encoding ABC transporter ATP-binding protein, whose amino-acid sequence is MTPVVQVTNLVKDYPMMDHTVRALDGVDLSIEQGEFVAVMGPSGSGKSTFMHIVGMLDRPTGGIYHFEGREVSSLSTDDLADTRSNRLGFVFQAYNLLPRTTAVENVELPMVYAGVDPQLRRAAALEALGLVGLAHVANHQPSQLSGGQQQRVAIARSLVNNPGLILADEPTGALDTKSSEDVMALFSRLNEERGITILLVTHEPDVAAHAKRIVTFRDGKILSDRPVLSQEAALR
- a CDS encoding ABC transporter permease, with translation MTFLATLRLAGQALLRNRVRSILTMLGIIIGVAAVIVTVGIGVGARNSVQAQINSLGSNMLIVMPGSLNQGGVRTGNGGASTLTPADGMAIAQLPGVAAVSPEVNSRTQVVANGNNWQTTVTGVAPTFQFIRSWPTTSGSFFTQSDVDSAAKVAVLGQTVVQNLFPTTSPVGQTVLIGNVPYTVVGVLSSKGQSGVGQDQDDTVLIPYTASMERMTGQTSVGMLLVSAADPSQTDAVQTEITGLLEQRHRIVAGRPDDFQIRNLQDIAATASQTGNILAVLLAGVASVSLLVGGIGIMNIMLVSVTERTREIGLRMAVGARNSVILRQFLIEATVLATAGGAIGALLGGIATVGVSMTAGWATSVPPASVALAIGFSALVGIFFGYAPARRAAHLNPIEALRFE